The proteins below are encoded in one region of Rhinolophus sinicus isolate RSC01 linkage group LG07, ASM3656204v1, whole genome shotgun sequence:
- the S1PR4 gene encoding sphingosine 1-phosphate receptor 4, translated as MNSTGSLAEALEACQQLAAGGHSQLIILHYNHSGRLVGRTGSEDRGLGILQGLFAAISCLVVLENLLVLMAIVTRMRSRRWVYYCLVNITLSDLLTGLAYLVNVLLSGARTFHLAPATWFLREGVLFMALAASTFSLLFTAGERFATMVRPVAESGSTKKVRVLGFIGLCWLLAALLGLLPLLGWNCTCAFQNCSSLLPLYSKAYILFCVVIFGCILATITVLYGAIFRVVRANRQTASRAPLRRNARRLLNTVLMILVAFMVCWGPLFGLLLADIFGSNIWAQEYLRGMDWILMLAVFNSAINPLIYSFRSREVCRAVLGFLCSGCLSLGLRGPGDCLAQAAEAHSGASTTDSSLRPRDSFRGSRSFSFRMREPLTSISSVRSI; from the coding sequence ATGAACAGCACGGGGTCCCTGGCGGAGGCCCTTGAGGCCTGCCAGCAGCTGGCAGCCGGCGGGCACAGCCAGCTCATCATCCTGCACTACAACCACTCAGGCCGGCTGGTGGGGCGGACCGGGTCTGAGGACAGGGGGCTGGGGATCCTGCAGGGGCTCTTCGCGGCCATAAGCTGCCTGGTGGTGCTGGAGAACCTTCTGGTGCTGATGGCCATCGTGACCCGCATGCGGTCCCGGCGCTGGGTCTACTACTGCCTGGTCAACATCACGCTGAGTGACCTGCTCACCGGCTTGGCCTACCTGGTCAATGTCCTGCTGTCCGGGGCCCGGACCTTCCACCTGGCACCGGCCACCTGGTTCCTGCGGGAGGGCGTGCTCTTCATGGCTCTGGCCGCCTCCACCTTCAGCCTGCTGTTTACCGCCGGTGAGCGCTTCGCCACCATGGTGCGGCCAGTGGCTGAGAGCGGGAGCACTAAGAAGGTCCGTGTCCTGGGCTTCATCGGgctctgctggctgctggccgccCTGCTGGGCCTGCTGCCCCTGCTCGGCTGGAACTGCACGTGTgccttccagaactgctccagcCTGCTCCCGCTCTACTCCAAGGCCTACATCCTCTTCTGCGTGGTCATCTTTGGCTGTATCCTGGCCACCATCACGGTGCTGTATGGGGCCATCTTCCGGGTGGTCCGGGCCAACAGGCAGACGGCCTCACGTGCCCCATTGCGTCGCAATGCCCGCCGGCTGCTCAACACGGTGCTCATGATCCTGGTGGCCTTCATGGTCTGCTGGGGTCCACTGTTTGGCCTGCTGCTGGCCGACATCTTTGGCTCCAACATCTGGGCACAAGAGTACCTGAGGGGCATGGACTGGATCCTGATGCTGGCTGTGTTCAACTCGGCCATCAACCCGCTTATCTACTCCTTCCGTAGCCGGGAGGTGTGCCGAGCCGTGCTGGGCTTCCTCTGCTCTGGGTGTCTCAGCCTGGGCCTGCGAGGGCCTGGGGACTGCCTGGCCCAGGCCGCCGAAGCCCACTCTGGAGCCTCTACCACCGACAGCtcactgaggcccagggacagCTTTCGGGGCTCCCGGTCTTTCAGCTTTCGGATGCGGGAGCCCCTGACCAGCATCTCCAGCGTGAGGAGTATCTGA